The Nitrosospira multiformis ATCC 25196 region AAAGGCGAGATGCAGCGCCAGGAAGAATATATCGAGCTGATTGCTTCGGAGAATTATGCAAGTCCTGCAGTGATGCAAGCGCAGGGCTCGGTGCTGACTAACAAGTATGCCGAGGGTTATCCCGGCAAGCGCTACTACGGCGGCTGCGAGTATGTGGATGTCGTGGAACAGCTGGCAATCGACCGGGTAAGGGCGCTGTTCGACGCGGAGTATGTCAACGTCCAGCCGCATTCGGGCTCACAGGCCAACGCGGCAGTCTATCTGACCGCCTTGAAGCCGGGAGATACTCTGCTGGGGATGTCGCTCGCGCATGGCGGGCATCTGACACATGGCGCTTCGGTCAATCTCAGCGGCAAGATTTTCAATGCCGTTTCCTATGGCCTTCGTTCTGATACCGAAGAGCTGGACTATGACGAGGTTGCGCGCCTGGCGCACGAGCATAAGCCCAAGCTGATCGTGGCAGGGGCTTCGGCTTACTCGCTGGTGATAGACTGGAAGCGCTTCCGTAAGATTGCCGACGATATAGGGGCCTATCTGTTCGTGGATATGGCGCATTATGCGGGACTGGTTGCGGCAGGATACTATCCCAATCCCGTCGGCATCGCCGATTTCGTCACGAGCACCACCCACAAGACGCTGCGCGGTCCGCGGGGCGGGATCATCATGGCCAGGGCCGAGCATGAAAAAGCGCTCAATTCCGCTATTTTCCCGCAAACCCAGGGGGGGCCGTTGATGCATGTCATTGCCGCCAAGGCAGTAGCCTTCAAGGAAGCCGCCAGCCAGGAGTTCAAGGACTACCAGGAACAGGTAATCGACAATGCGCGCGTAATGGCGAAAGTGTTGCAGGAGCGCGGATTGCGCATCGTCTCGGGGCGCACCGACTGCCACATGTTTCTGGTGGACCTCCGCCCCAAGTATATTACCGGCAAGCAGGCCGCCGAATCGCTGGAAGTGGCGCATATCACCGTCAACAAAAATGCGATTCCCAACGACCCGCAGAAACCCTTCGTCACCAGTGGGATTCGAATCGGCTCTCCCGCCATCACCACCCGCGGCTTTGCCGAATTCGAATCCGAACAACTGGCTCATCTGATAGCTGATGTACTGGAAGCGCCGACCGATTCCTCGGTGCTCACGGAGGTTGCACGCCAGGCAAAAGCGCTATGTGCAAAATTTCCGGTTTACCAAGGGTAATCGCGCAATGGAGCGGCGCATTCTGACGTCGCTTCCTCGTCTCGGCATAGTCGATCTGGTCGATCTTAAGCTGGATCAATTTGCTTCGGCTCCAGGGTTGAAGCCGGCCGAACGGTTCCAGGTTGACGCATGAAGTGTCCTTTCTGCCATACGCCCGATACGAGCGTGATCGACTCCAGGGTGAGCGAGGAAGGCGACAGGATACGCCGCCGCCGGCGCTGCCCCCACTGTGACAAACGCTTCACCACTTATGAAACCGTGGAATTGCGGTTGCCGCAGGTCGTAAAACAGGATGGCAATCGCGCCGAGTTCGATCGCGAAAAATTGCGTACCGGTTTCGTACGCGCATTGCACAAGCGTCCGGTTTCGGCAGAGGATGTGGAAGCGGCAATGAATCGCGTCGTCCAGAAGCTGCTAAGCTTGGGTGAACGGGAGATCGCCTCGCACAAGATTGGCGAGATGGTGATGGGAGAACTCTATAAACTGGACAAGGTCGCGTACATTCGCTTTGCTTCTGTCTATCGAAGTTTTCAGGGGGCGGCCGATTTCGACGATGCAATCCGGGAACTGCAAGGATCAGATAGCAGGAAAGAACCGGACAAACCCTGATTCACACGTTTTACCTTCTGTATTGTGTTTTTCCGGCAGATCCCACAAGCGCCGCGTCTGCGCTTGAGTTCCACGCTGAATTTGCAGTTTCGCCTCTGAACAATGGAGTTTCCAATGTTCTCGCCAACCGATTACCGCTTCATGGCCCAGGCGCTGCGGCTTGCAGAAAAAGGGCTTTATAGTACAAGCCCGAACCCCCGCGTGGGTTGTGTGCTGGTACGCGATGGACAGGTGGTGGGTACGGGCTGGCACGAACGCGCTGGCGAAGCGCATGCGGAAATAAATGCACTGGCTGCCGCCGGACCGGCAGCCCGGGGCGCCCTTGCCTATCTCACGCTGGAGCCGTGCAGTCACTATGGCCGCACTCCACCCTGCGCCGATGCCCTGGTTCAGGCAGGTGTCGCGAAAGTCATTACAGCCATGCAGGACCCGAATCCCCTCGTGGCCGGTCGCGGCTGCGCCCTTCTGGAAGAGGCGGGGATAGAAGTGAAAACCGGCTTGATGGAAGCGGAAGCGAAAGCTTTGAATATCGGATTTGTCTCGCGCATGACCCGCGGTCGTCCCTGGGTCAGGGTCAAGATCGCGGCAAGTCTCGATGGCAAGACGGCGCTCAACAACGGGTCCAGTCAATGGATCACGAGCGCGGCGGCACGCCGGGACGGGCACCGCTGGCGCGCCCGTTCCTGCGCGGTAATGACCGGCATTGGTACGGTGTTGGCCGATGACCCGCAGCTCACGGTGCGCCATATCCATACCTCCAGGCAACCTATGCCGGTAGTGGTGGACAGGGGACTGGATATACCGCTGGATGCAGGATTGCTGCGAGGCGCAGGCGAACTGGTTTTTACCGCTGCTGCCAGTGAAGGCAAAATTGTCGCGTTACGGGACGTGGGGGCGCACGTCATCCTGTTGCCGGATAGCGCTGGCAACGTGGATCTGGCTGCTATGATGCGACGGCTTGCGGATCTCGAAATAAACGAAGTGCTGGTGGAGGCGGGATCCGGCTTGAATGGAGGGCTTATCCAGGCGGATTTGGTGGATGAGTTCGTCATTTATCTTGCCCCCTGTCTGATCGGGAATGCGGCGCGGGACATGCTCAAATTACCGGAACTCTCGAATCTGGAAGACAAGCGAGCCCTCAAGATCCACAATGTACGCGCCGTGGGGCAGGATATTCGCATTATTGCCCGTGGCCCTGACGGGATGGCTACATAATTTGAATGGATTCTTTTATTTCTTGCTGAATCTTCATGTAAGTTAGCATACACTTTCTCGGGATGTGGCAGAATGAAAGGAGCGGCTCATGTTTTCGCGGGATACTTGGTGAGCTTCCGCTGCAATGTCCGCCGGTGCATGTTAAGGACGCGCGCCGTTACAGAAACGTTCCCCTTGTTCTCGTTGAGTACGCGCTGAATATACTCCCACTCAAGCCGCCCCACGGACAGGGGGTGAGCGCTGATCTGCACGTCTGCATCCCCGGTCGTGCGCTCGAACGCCGCCATGATTTCATGAACGTCGACCGGCTTCGCGAGATAGTGGGTGGCGCCGAGTTTGATGGCTTCGACCGCGGTAGCGATGCTGGCGTAGCCTGTCAGCATGACGATACGCGTGCCGGGATCGAGTGCTTTCAGCTTTTCGACCAGGGATAATCCGGAAGGACCGGGCAGTCTGAGATCGACAACGGCATACTCCGGGGCGCAGGCCTCCGCAAGCTCCAGTGCCTGATCCACGTTATGCGCGCAGGTGACGGTGAATCCGCGTTTGGTCATTGCATTGGCAAGAACCGTACAAAAGGTCTGGTCATCATCCACAATCAGCAAGGCGGGACGATCATCCACTTCTGTCATGGGTAACGTTGTTGTCATATCGATGGCTGTATCAGAGGAAGTATGACTTGGGTACAGGCGCCGCCTTCACGATTGGTCAGGCGTACCTTGCCGCCAAAGCGTTCGATGTTTGCATTTGCCAGAAACAGGCCGATGCCGAAACCCTGTCCTTTTGTTTTGGTGGTGAAAAAGGGCTGGCCGGCGCGCTGGGCCGCCTCTCCTCTCAGTCCTTCTCCATAATCGAGTATCTGCAGATGCAGCTCCTGATGACTCCAGGTAACTTCTATCTCGATGTGTTTCAAGGATGCGTCCGCCGCATTATTCAACAGATTCAAAATGGACTGGCTCAGCAATTGCGTGTTCAGAATCTGGGGAGCCGGCTGCACTCCGCTGCCGCGATAGGTAAACTGGGCAGAGGGCCGCATCAATTGCCATTTATCCACAACCTGGCGCAAAAAAAGATCGACCGTCTGGCCACTGACATCTTCGGCGCGTGCCTGCCCCGCATCCGCCAGCAATTGCGTCAGGGTGCGCTTGCAGTGCGCGATCTGATCCCGCAGAATTCTGATATTGCCTTGAAATTCGGTATCGTCGATATATTCGTCCTGCAATTCCCCCGTGACTATCGCCATGGTTGCCAGCGGGGTGCCCAGTTCATGCGCGGCGCCGGCGGCCAGCGTTCCGAGCGCAATGATCTGCTCATTACGCAATGCCTGCTCACGCGCCAACGCCAGGTCCTTGTCGCGTTCGCGGATCGATATGCCCATCTTGACAACGAACCACGCGATCAATACCGTGCTCAGGACGAAAGCCAGCCACATCCCGGACACATGCATGATGAATTCGCTGCCATGTTCTTCGTGGTTATGGGGCAGGGGCACATAATAAAACAGCAACAGCGTATAGCAACTTATGGTGATGGCAGCCATCACCCAGGTATAAGCCCATGGCAGCGCAGCCGCGGCAATAGTCAGAGGCAGAAGGTATAGCGAGATAAATGGATTGGTCGAGCCGCCGCTGAGATAAAGCAGCGTGCTTAAAGCAAGGACGTCCACCAGGAGTTGTGCAAAGAACTCCATGCTGGAAACCGGCCATTTCCGATGGAGACGTATCCAGGTCGCCAGGTTCACCACCCCCAGCAAGACCGCAACCGCGACCATTTCCGCCCAGGGCAATTCCAGTTCGAGCCCCCAGTAAGCCAGTGCAAAGGTCAGGCACTGGGCCGCGATGACGATATTCCGGAGCAGGAATAAACGTTGCAGATTCTTGCGGAGGGGTGGCTGGCCGGGATTTACAAGCATTTTCGTCGCGGATTCTCTCGTGCACGGGGGAGCCTTGAGAACTTCCCTGGGCTTCTCCAAGGCTTCGCTATATTATCCCCGAACATTAGCGTATATTGCCATGCAGGACCATGCGGCAAATTGCCGCATGGTCCTACAAAGCAAAGGGAAAAAGGAACAATATCGCTATGCATATTTGAAAGCAGGAAAGACCCGATGTTCACAGGAATTGTCGAGGCTGTCGGCGAGATCAAGACGGCCAATCCACAGAAAAATGGCTTAAGCTTACGCATTGCGCCCGGCAAGCTGTCTCTGGCAGAGACAAAAGTCGGCGATAGCATCGCGGTGAATGGCGTATGCCTCACCGTTACTGGGCTGGCAGACAATCTGTTATCTGTAGATGTCTCGGGCGAAACATTGCAGTGCACGCAAGGACTGGATAAACCGGGCGGAAAGGTTAATCTCGAAAAATCGCTGCGCCTGTCGGACGGGCTGGATGGGCACCTCGTCAGCGGTCATGTCGACGGAGTTGGAGAGGTGACAAAGTTTCAGCCCCTGGGTGAAAGCAGCCTGCTTGCGATCCGGTTGCCGGATTCGCTGCTGAAATATATTGCTAAAAAAGGTTCAATCACGGTGAATGGCGTGAGTTTGACGGTCAACCGGGTAGAGCGTGACGAATTGGAGATCAACCTCATTCCTCATACGCTAGCTGAAACGACACTGAAAGAATTGAAAGCGGGTGCCAGGGTAAATGTGGAAGTGGATATGCTCGCACGCTACGTGGAGCGCCTCCTACTGGCGATGGACGACAAGCACAGGAGCGAGAGCTCGGTTCAGACATGATCATCAGTTCAATTCAGGAAATCATTGCTGACATCAAGACCGGCCGCATGGTCATTCTCGTCGATGAGGAAAACCGCGAAAACGAGGGGGACCTGGTTCTGGCGGCGGATTTCATTACACCGGCAGCCATCAACTTCATGGCAACGTACGGACGCGGCCTGATCTGCCTGACGTTGATGGAGGAACGTTGCCGCCAGCTCAACCTGCCTCTGATGGTGGCGGCTAACCGGTCTCCGCTCGGCACCAATTTCACGGTTTCCATCGAAGCCGCGACCGGGGTGACCACGGGCATTTCCGCTGCTGACCGCGCACGCACGGTACAGGTGGCCGTGAACCGGGGCGCAAAACCGGATGACATCGTCCAGCCGGGGCATATTTTCCCCCTGATGGCGCAAAACGGCGGCGTGCTCGTGCGCGCCGGCCACACGGAAGCTGGTTGCGATCTGGCGCATCTGGCGGGACTCACCCCCGCCTCCGTGATCTGCGAAATACTGAATGAAGACGGGAGCATGGCGCGCCTACCCGATCTGGTCGAGTTTGCGGCAAAGCATCAACTCAAGATAGGTGCGATAGCCGACCTCATCCATTATCGCAGCCGTACGGAAAGCCTGGTGGAACGGATTGTAGAACGTCCCCTCCAGACTGCGCACGGCAGATTCCAGCTCGTTGCCTACCTGGACAAAACCGTCAATACTGTCCACCTGGCGTTGGTAAAGGGGGCTATCGCTCCCGACGATGAAACCCTGGTAAGAGTGCATGAGCCTCTTTCGGTCATGGACCTTCTCGATCTGGAGGATGATACCCACTCCTGGAATCTGAACGAGGCCCTGCGCATCATCAGCGATGCGGGACGCGGCGTTATCGTACTGCTTCATTGCGGGGAAAGCGGGTCCGGGCTGATGGAAAGGGTGTTGCCGGCAAAGCTGCCGCATCGTCCGGTCGCCAAGCCCGACCTGCGCAATTATGGTATTGGCGCGCAGATCCTCAAGGATCTCAACGTGAGGAAGATGCGCTTACTGGCTGTTCCCCGAAAAATGCCGAGCATGGCGGGCTTCGGACTTGAAGTCACCGGCTATCTGGAGCCGGAAGATAAAAGCCGGCTGGCGGAAAGCCGCCAAGCGGTCCGTTGATAATTTTTTGAACCCGCAATTTGAGCCTGCAATCCGCCAATGAATAAGAGGCGGCGGGCTGATATATTCGAACGTTTCTCCAACCTTTGCACCCAGATCTTGTTACAGGAGCGAACATGGCACGATACGAAAACATTCTTGAGCTCGAACCTAATCTCAACGGGGAGGATCTCAGCATTGGCATTGTCATGAGCCGCTTTAATATCGAGGCAAGCGAGGGATTGCTGGGCGCGTGCGTGGAGGAATTGATGAAACAGGGCGTCGATGCAGGGAATGTCGTCCTGGTTTCGGTCCCCGGGGCGCTTGAAATCCCTTTGGCGTTGCAAAAGATGGCCTTGACCGACCAGTTCGATGCGCTGATCGCTCTGGGCGCAGTCATACGCGGAGAGACATACCATTTCGAAATCGTTTCCGAGCAATCCACCAACGGGGTTTCCACCGTGCAGCTGGATACGGGCATTCCCATTGCCAACGGCATACTCACGACTAATACCGACGACCAGGCGCTGGCGCGCATGAGCCAGAAGGGTGCCGAAGCGGCGCGGGTCGCGATTGAGATGGCCAACCTGCAAAGAACGCTCGATGAAATGGAGCAATGAAATACTCGAGCAATGGGTGGCAGAGTAAGGCAGGATAAAGCCGCCATCAGCGAATGTGTGACAGGTAAAAAGAAGCAGAACGCGATGCAGAATCAGGTGGGAAGCGGGAAGTGAAACGAGTGGAGAAACGGGCGGAGAAACAGGGAAGGGGTACTGCGCGAAAAAGCCGCCGGCGCCTGGCGCGTGAACTGGCATTGCAGGGGTTGTATCAGTGGTGCGTAGCGGGTGGAAGCGCCGGTACCATCGAAGCGCAGCTTCGGGACACGGAGGAGTTCCCGAAAACGGACGAGGAATATTTCTCCCGCCTGCTCCATGGCGTGTTGATGCAAGCACCTGAGCTCGAGAAGGAAATCCAGCCCTGTCTCGACCGTCCGTTCAACGAACTCAGCCCGGTGGAGATTTCGATATTATTGCTTGGTGCCTATGAGCTGGAGCGACATCCGGAAATACCGTATCGGGCCGTCATCAATGAAGCGGTGGAACTTGCCAAAGCCTACGGCGGCACGCACGGCCATAAATATGTCAACGGCGTGCTCGATAAATTGGCGGTAAAGCTGAGGGCGGCCGAGATCGGGGCGAAGATTTGACCGCGGGGGTGTCAGGGCCGCCAGCCATTTCCGCTGCTTCTGGCGTGAAGTGACGGCATGAATGGATCTTGTAGGTGGAAGTAAAGTGCTGTCGGAATTTGACATCATCCGGTCTTTTTTCACCCGCTCCGCTCCGGCTACAGTGTTGGGTATAGGGGACGATGCGGCGCTCATCCGGCCTGCACCCGGGATGGAACTGGCAATCTCGAGCGACATGCTGGTTTCCGGGCGTCATTTTTTCGAAGATGTGGATCCGTACAAGCTCGGCCACAAATCTCTGGCAGTGAATCTTTCCGATATGGCGGCAATGGGTGCCCGTCCCCGTTGGGCAACCCTTTCGCTGGCGCTGCCAGAATCAGTAGTACAAAAGGATGAGTCATGGCTGCGAGCGTTTGCTGACGGATTTTTTGCGCTTGCGCATGTCCATCGGGTTGATCTGATCGGCGGCGATACCACCAATGGTCCCCTGAATATCTGCGTGACGATCATTGGCGAAGCGCCGGAAGGAAAAGCCTTGCGCCGCAGCGGCGCCAGGGCGGGGGATGATATCTGGGTTTCGGGCTACCTCGGGGATGCGGCTCTCGCGCTTGCTTACCAAAAAAAAAAGATCATGCCGAAACCGGGCGAAGTGGAAGCCGCAGAATTGGAAGCTGCGGAGTTGGAATTCCTTATGGCCGCGCTTGAGATGCCCATTCCCCGTGTGGAACTGGGGCAGCGTCTGATCGGCCTTGCCCATAGCGCCATCGATATTTCAGACGGTCTGCTGGCCGACCTCGGACATATTCTGGAGTGTTCAAGAGTGGCGGCTGTTGTCAGAATCGATCGGATACTCCGGTCGGCAGCGATGGAGAAACATTTTCCTCACCCCCTTGCGATAGAATGCCTGCTTGCGGGGGGAGACGATTATGAGTTGTGCTTTACCGTGCCGAAGTCGGAGCGAATAAAGGTGGAACTGCTTTCGCGCGAGGAAGGTATTCCGTTAACACGTATTGGCAGCATCGAGGAGGGGGCAGGCTTGGTCGTGCTCGATTCCGCAGGCAGAACAGTCACTACGAGGGTCAAAGGTTATGACCATTTCCAAGTCTGACAACCGGAGCGATAATTCGCCTGATCGCAGGCCTCTCGAGGTGGAATCCACGCTCCCGCCTTCCGTCGACAAGGGGGATGAAGCCCGACGAGAGGCTCTTCCGCTCCTGCCTTCCCCCTGGATCGAACGCCCCATACCTGACAAGACATTCATTCGCGGCAGCGTGGCACATTTCATCGCCTTCGCCGGAGGCGTCGGATTGAGTCCCGTGGCACCCGGCACAGCCGCTACCCTGGTCGCGTTCCCCCTGTTCTGGGTACTCGAATATATTTTCGATCCCCCCGGTTTTCTCCTGTTTCTTGTTGCCGCGTTCGGTATCGGCATCTGGGCTTGCGAAGTGACAGGACGGGCATTGAGGAATACCGACCACGGCGGCATCGTCTGGGACGAGGTCACTGCTTTCCTGCTGGTGCTGTTCTTTACACCCAAGGGCCTGATGTGGCAGGCATTCGCATTTCTGCTGTTTCGTTTGTTCGATATAATCAAACCGGCGCCTATCCGTTACTACGAAAAAAAGCTGCGTGGCGGATTCGGCGTGATGTTCGACGACCTGCTGGCAGCTTTCTTCACGCTTTTGTGTCTGGCCTTCTGGAAGGCTTATGTGACCGGGTAGCCAACATGCTTTAATAGGCCGCCGCAGAAGCGGGCATTTTTCCAGCAAGTATGGATATCAGGAGGAGCAACCGACATGGATGATATGATGCTTCAGGACCTGGCGATGCGGGTTGGAACAGCGCTTGCCCAGCAGGAATTGACGCTCGTCACGGCTGAATCCTGTACGGGGGGGTGGCTGGGACAGGTCGTTACTTCAGTCGCCGGGAGTTCCGGCTGGTATGAGCGCGGCTTCATTACCTATGCTACGGCTTCGAAACAGGAAATGCTGGGCGTGAGTAACGCGACCCTCGAGCAGTATGGTTCGGTATCGGAACAGACAGCCTCCGAAATGGCCGCGGGGGCGATTGCACGCAGCCATGCCCAAGTGGCGGTATCAGTAACCGGTATTGCCGGACCGGAGGGCGGCACCGAGGAAAAGCCGGTCGGAATGGTATGCTTTGCCTGGATAATGAAAGAGGGAATGGCGCTTGCCGAAACCCGATATTTCAGCGGCAGCCGCGAGGAGATAAGGCGCCAATCCGTATCGGGAGCGCTGCAAGGCCTGATCGATCTGCTACACAGTATCCCGCCCGCCGTCGCATAACTCCCCGTTGCTCAATGATCGCTCTCGTGCCCGCCAGGACGGGACATCAGCCGGTCACTATAGGCAATTGCGATTGCGGACAACAGGAAAACTATGTGGATTCCGGTCTGGGCCAGGATCGTTTTCTCATCATATGCATTGGCGTTGATGAATGTCTTCAGCAGATGAATGGAAGAAATGCCGATAATAGCGGTGGAAAGCTTGACTTTCAGCACCGTTGCGTTGACATGTGATAACCATTCCGGCTGATCGGGGTGTCCTTCCAGATTCATGCGGGAGACAAAAGTCTCATAGCCTCCGATGATTACCATGATGAGCAGGTTGGAGATCATCACCACGTCGATCAGACCCAGTACGACCAGCATGATCGTCGTTTCCCCGATCTTCTTGGGTGGAGCGGCGCCCTCGATCGAAACCGCATCCAGGGTGTGCTCCAGCGCCTCCTTGTTACCCATCACTGCTCCGATCAGGTCAAGTAATTCCACCCAGAAGTGATAAACGTAGACGCATTGCGCAAGAATCAGCCCAAGGTACAGGGGCAATTGCAGCCAGCGTGTGGTAAATATGAAATATGCCAGCGGCTGGATCTTTCTTGATCTCCCGGAGTAGACGGGCAGTGGGGTATCGTTGGTATCGTTAGAGTCCTCGTTGATTTTCATTCAATTCTGTGGATTTTGCGGTGAGAAATAGCCGCTATTTTACACGCCGGCTGTTTCGTTGCGCACATCGTTCATGGGGTTTCGACAGTCTGTCGACATACCATGTACTATGATCTGCCGATGCCCCTTCCGAATAAGAGAAGAATACGAACATGACCGCGATTTCTTCCCTCGCGCTGTTGGTGTTTGCGTCGGCCTTGTTTTTGCCGCTCTTGCCAGGAGCCAGCGCGAAAACTCCGGAGCAGGTTTTTACGGAGGAAAGGGGGAGCATCGTGTCGATTGATATGTTGAATGCACGGGGTGAACTGGCTGTTCAGGGCAGTGGCGTGGCGCTGGGCGCAGACCAAGTGATCACTACTTGCGATGTCGCCCGCCAGGCAGAAAGCGCACGAGTGGGCTGGGCGGGAAGGATATTCAAGGCCAAGCCGGCACCATCGCAGACACATCTCAATCTTTGTCGCCTCCGTGTTGCTGGTATGCACGCTCCGTCGCTTGCTTTAGGTGGCGCAGAAAAGCTCAGGGTGGGACAGCCGGTAAATGCAATCGGTCTGCCTCATGCAAGGCTCGGCGGCAGGTTGAAAGGAAACAGAAACGAGGAAAGAAGGAACGGGCGCGACAGGATCTGCCCGATGTGCGATGGGAGCAAAGTCACCGGATTGCAGGAGGAACACCGACGTGACCCGATCCTGGCCGAAGGCGTGGTGGCGGTAATGCGCCCCTACGCAGGGTCCCGCTACATGAGAATTTCGGCACCCCTCCTGCCGGGTTTCAGCGGCGGGGGACTATTCGACGAACAAGGCCAGCTGGTCGGAATTCTCTCGCCCCAACGTGTAGAAGGTGAATCGCTTGCTTTCGTATTGCCGTCCGATTGGCTTGACAGTCTCCCGAAAATGACACAAGCCCCCCGGCCAATGGACCCAAAGTCAGCGGACCCAGGGCATGGGCTCGTCTGGCTCAATCAAACGCTGGCGCTGGAAAAGAAGGCCGACTGGCGCAGGTTGTTGAAGCTCTCGCAGCAGGAGACCGGGCGCGACCCGTCGAATGCTGCTGCCTGGTTTAACGTGGGGATTGCTTCCTGCAATCTCAAGCAATATTCCCAGGCGGTTAACGCATACCGGGAAGCCATTCGTCACCATGCGGGCTATGCCGATGCCTGGCATAAACTGGGGATGGCTTACGCGCATCTCAAAGACTACGAGAACGCAAGCCAGGCCTACGAGGATGCGGTTCGCCTGGATCCCGATAATGGCGAGGCCTGGTACGATCTGGGCAATACTTACCATCACCTCAAAAAATATGCGCACACCATTCATGCCTACCGGCACGCCCTCCGGATTGATCCGAAAAATTTCAGGGCTTGGTACAACTGGGAGTGACCTATGACGAGTTGAAACTGCACGGCGAGGCGGTTGAGGCATACCGGAAAACAGTGGTGCTTCAGCCGGAGAATGCGGATGCGTG contains the following coding sequences:
- a CDS encoding ATP-binding protein codes for the protein MLVNPGQPPLRKNLQRLFLLRNIVIAAQCLTFALAYWGLELELPWAEMVAVAVLLGVVNLATWIRLHRKWPVSSMEFFAQLLVDVLALSTLLYLSGGSTNPFISLYLLPLTIAAAALPWAYTWVMAAITISCYTLLLFYYVPLPHNHEEHGSEFIMHVSGMWLAFVLSTVLIAWFVVKMGISIRERDKDLALAREQALRNEQIIALGTLAAGAAHELGTPLATMAIVTGELQDEYIDDTEFQGNIRILRDQIAHCKRTLTQLLADAGQARAEDVSGQTVDLFLRQVVDKWQLMRPSAQFTYRGSGVQPAPQILNTQLLSQSILNLLNNAADASLKHIEIEVTWSHQELHLQILDYGEGLRGEAAQRAGQPFFTTKTKGQGFGIGLFLANANIERFGGKVRLTNREGGACTQVILPLIQPSI
- the ribD gene encoding bifunctional diaminohydroxyphosphoribosylaminopyrimidine deaminase/5-amino-6-(5-phosphoribosylamino)uracil reductase RibD codes for the protein MFSPTDYRFMAQALRLAEKGLYSTSPNPRVGCVLVRDGQVVGTGWHERAGEAHAEINALAAAGPAARGALAYLTLEPCSHYGRTPPCADALVQAGVAKVITAMQDPNPLVAGRGCALLEEAGIEVKTGLMEAEAKALNIGFVSRMTRGRPWVRVKIAASLDGKTALNNGSSQWITSAAARRDGHRWRARSCAVMTGIGTVLADDPQLTVRHIHTSRQPMPVVVDRGLDIPLDAGLLRGAGELVFTAAASEGKIVALRDVGAHVILLPDSAGNVDLAAMMRRLADLEINEVLVEAGSGLNGGLIQADLVDEFVIYLAPCLIGNAARDMLKLPELSNLEDKRALKIHNVRAVGQDIRIIARGPDGMAT
- the glyA gene encoding serine hydroxymethyltransferase yields the protein MLSSYNTLETVDPDLWQAIKGEMQRQEEYIELIASENYASPAVMQAQGSVLTNKYAEGYPGKRYYGGCEYVDVVEQLAIDRVRALFDAEYVNVQPHSGSQANAAVYLTALKPGDTLLGMSLAHGGHLTHGASVNLSGKIFNAVSYGLRSDTEELDYDEVARLAHEHKPKLIVAGASAYSLVIDWKRFRKIADDIGAYLFVDMAHYAGLVAAGYYPNPVGIADFVTSTTHKTLRGPRGGIIMARAEHEKALNSAIFPQTQGGPLMHVIAAKAVAFKEAASQEFKDYQEQVIDNARVMAKVLQERGLRIVSGRTDCHMFLVDLRPKYITGKQAAESLEVAHITVNKNAIPNDPQKPFVTSGIRIGSPAITTRGFAEFESEQLAHLIADVLEAPTDSSVLTEVARQAKALCAKFPVYQG
- the nrdR gene encoding transcriptional regulator NrdR, which translates into the protein MKCPFCHTPDTSVIDSRVSEEGDRIRRRRRCPHCDKRFTTYETVELRLPQVVKQDGNRAEFDREKLRTGFVRALHKRPVSAEDVEAAMNRVVQKLLSLGEREIASHKIGEMVMGELYKLDKVAYIRFASVYRSFQGAADFDDAIRELQGSDSRKEPDKP
- the ribBA gene encoding bifunctional 3,4-dihydroxy-2-butanone-4-phosphate synthase/GTP cyclohydrolase II codes for the protein MIISSIQEIIADIKTGRMVILVDEENRENEGDLVLAADFITPAAINFMATYGRGLICLTLMEERCRQLNLPLMVAANRSPLGTNFTVSIEAATGVTTGISAADRARTVQVAVNRGAKPDDIVQPGHIFPLMAQNGGVLVRAGHTEAGCDLAHLAGLTPASVICEILNEDGSMARLPDLVEFAAKHQLKIGAIADLIHYRSRTESLVERIVERPLQTAHGRFQLVAYLDKTVNTVHLALVKGAIAPDDETLVRVHEPLSVMDLLDLEDDTHSWNLNEALRIISDAGRGVIVLLHCGESGSGLMERVLPAKLPHRPVAKPDLRNYGIGAQILKDLNVRKMRLLAVPRKMPSMAGFGLEVTGYLEPEDKSRLAESRQAVR
- a CDS encoding riboflavin synthase, with product MFTGIVEAVGEIKTANPQKNGLSLRIAPGKLSLAETKVGDSIAVNGVCLTVTGLADNLLSVDVSGETLQCTQGLDKPGGKVNLEKSLRLSDGLDGHLVSGHVDGVGEVTKFQPLGESSLLAIRLPDSLLKYIAKKGSITVNGVSLTVNRVERDELEINLIPHTLAETTLKELKAGARVNVEVDMLARYVERLLLAMDDKHRSESSVQT
- a CDS encoding response regulator transcription factor, with the translated sequence MTTTLPMTEVDDRPALLIVDDDQTFCTVLANAMTKRGFTVTCAHNVDQALELAEACAPEYAVVDLRLPGPSGLSLVEKLKALDPGTRIVMLTGYASIATAVEAIKLGATHYLAKPVDVHEIMAAFERTTGDADVQISAHPLSVGRLEWEYIQRVLNENKGNVSVTARVLNMHRRTLQRKLTKYPAKT
- the nusB gene encoding transcription antitermination factor NusB, with the protein product MKRVEKRAEKQGRGTARKSRRRLARELALQGLYQWCVAGGSAGTIEAQLRDTEEFPKTDEEYFSRLLHGVLMQAPELEKEIQPCLDRPFNELSPVEISILLLGAYELERHPEIPYRAVINEAVELAKAYGGTHGHKYVNGVLDKLAVKLRAAEIGAKI
- the ribH gene encoding 6,7-dimethyl-8-ribityllumazine synthase; protein product: MARYENILELEPNLNGEDLSIGIVMSRFNIEASEGLLGACVEELMKQGVDAGNVVLVSVPGALEIPLALQKMALTDQFDALIALGAVIRGETYHFEIVSEQSTNGVSTVQLDTGIPIANGILTTNTDDQALARMSQKGAEAARVAIEMANLQRTLDEMEQ